A window from bacterium encodes these proteins:
- a CDS encoding phosphate ABC transporter ATP-binding protein — protein sequence MAERLGFRSVSFARLTLDNDRKAPVEKRAIIRGVSFSVKVGEIFIIAGPSGSGKSTLLRLANRLLVPTAGTIRLDGLDISELEVTTLRRRIGLVQQSPALFPETVVENVLYGPRLSRADRGRVTLKERELALRSIALAGLAESFLDRNAENLSEGEMQRVAIARVLANQPEVLLLDEPTASLDPTSTLTVEKHVRMLKESEQIAILFVTHDVEQAKRVGDRGMLLVSGQVVDEGPLPKLFAEIRNETTRAFVNGEL from the coding sequence ATGGCTGAGAGGCTTGGTTTCAGGTCGGTTTCTTTTGCGCGGCTTACGCTCGACAATGACCGGAAGGCCCCGGTTGAGAAGAGAGCGATCATAAGGGGCGTGTCCTTCAGCGTGAAGGTGGGGGAGATATTCATAATCGCGGGGCCGTCCGGCTCGGGCAAGAGCACCTTGCTCAGGCTGGCGAACCGATTGCTGGTGCCCACGGCCGGGACTATCCGGCTCGATGGGCTGGACATCTCGGAGCTCGAGGTTACCACCCTGAGGCGAAGAATCGGCCTCGTGCAGCAATCTCCTGCTCTGTTTCCTGAAACAGTGGTTGAGAACGTTCTTTATGGACCGAGGCTTTCAAGAGCGGACCGGGGCCGTGTTACCCTCAAGGAACGCGAGCTTGCTTTGCGGTCCATCGCCCTGGCCGGCCTTGCCGAAAGTTTTTTGGACCGCAACGCGGAGAATCTCTCCGAGGGCGAAATGCAGCGGGTCGCGATTGCCAGGGTGCTGGCCAATCAGCCGGAGGTGCTCTTGCTGGACGAGCCAACTGCGTCGCTCGACCCGACCTCGACCCTGACCGTAGAGAAGCACGTCAGGATGCTGAAGGAGAGCGAGCAGATCGCCATTCTGTTTGTTACGCACGATGTGGAGCAGGCCAAGAGGGTTGGAGACCGTGGGATGTTGCTCGTCAGCGGTCAGGTCGTCGATGAAGGGCCGCTTCCCAAGCTTTTCGCAGAGATAAGGAACGAGACCACCCGCGCGTTTGTGAATGGCGAGCTGTAA
- a CDS encoding DUF4258 domain-containing protein, which produces MTRIQSIRQRITDRDYYLSSHAEDEMLADDIDREDIEHAIQRGRIEKRLIRDPRGARYRIEGPAVDGRLMHVICRFHVDHSLIIITAYVLEE; this is translated from the coding sequence ATGACAAGAATACAGAGCATACGGCAGCGAATAACAGATAGGGATTACTACTTGTCATCGCACGCCGAAGACGAGATGCTTGCTGATGACATCGATCGGGAAGACATTGAACATGCCATTCAGAGGGGTAGAATAGAGAAAAGACTGATTCGTGATCCAAGAGGGGCGAGGTATAGAATCGAGGGGCCGGCCGTGGATGGCAGGCTCATGCACGTGATCTGTAGATTCCATGTGGACCATAGCCTAATCATTATTACTGCTTACGTCTTAGAGGAATAG
- a CDS encoding YgiT-type zinc finger protein: MKCEFCDGITIRKKVRRQHWLHGKLFIVDNVQAEVCTECGERYFHASVLDDIDRLLESRHTVKEHLDVEVVSL, encoded by the coding sequence ATGAAGTGCGAGTTCTGTGATGGAATAACGATTCGGAAGAAGGTGAGAAGACAACACTGGCTCCATGGCAAGCTCTTCATCGTGGACAATGTGCAAGCGGAGGTATGCACGGAGTGTGGTGAGCGGTATTTCCATGCGTCCGTGCTGGATGACATCGACCGTCTTCTCGAGTCTCGACACACTGTCAAAGAGCATTTGGACGTCGAGGTCGTGAGCCTATAG
- a CDS encoding type II toxin-antitoxin system HicA family toxin, protein MARLGNISGRDAVKAFQKAGWQPLGQVGSHLVLVKPGIRVNLSIPQHKELSVGTLRALIRASGLTVEEFLDFL, encoded by the coding sequence ATGGCCAGGTTGGGCAATATCTCGGGAAGAGACGCAGTGAAAGCGTTCCAGAAAGCAGGCTGGCAGCCGCTGGGGCAAGTGGGCAGTCATCTGGTTTTGGTGAAGCCCGGGATTAGGGTGAATCTCTCCATCCCTCAGCACAAGGAGCTGTCAGTTGGGACTTTGCGAGCGCTTATTCGGGCCTCAGGCTTGACTGTTGAAGAGTTCTTGGACTTCTTGTGA
- a CDS encoding type II toxin-antitoxin system HicB family antitoxin, with protein sequence MIFHVRLEKAEDGWIVAECPALPGCVSQGKDEKEALENVKEAITAWLWAEDQKAAATLPREPGRQPIVVSV encoded by the coding sequence ATGATCTTTCACGTGAGACTTGAGAAGGCTGAAGACGGTTGGATTGTGGCTGAATGTCCTGCCCTTCCCGGTTGTGTCTCCCAGGGCAAGGACGAGAAGGAAGCTCTGGAGAACGTCAAGGAGGCGATCACCGCCTGGCTATGGGCGGAGGACCAGAAGGCGGCCGCGACGCTGCCCCGCGAGCCCGGCAGGCAGCCGATAGTGGTGTCGGTCTGA